A region of Culicoides brevitarsis isolate CSIRO-B50_1 chromosome 1, AGI_CSIRO_Cbre_v1, whole genome shotgun sequence DNA encodes the following proteins:
- the LOC134828022 gene encoding serine/threonine-protein phosphatase 4 regulatory subunit 2 produces the protein MENAEEIQLVLERYSRLKPKEIPEALEEYMSFVAKTGDTVFKWPLVQHLFREKLMNVITEFHDSSPSITDLPHYPNVDPFNFDLMKKNLIERMESFCAAPFTIQRICELLTEPRKQYSRIDKFMRAIEKNILVVSTTEPGRQRHESENGESLDSTVNGDMMSSEGNLDVGSSEEEQNITDNPLPATENANGTETTTTTETPETTIDPLTADIEIPLEKLEPEVNVLTMENSDPIETTSEKTENVPETEETSTDATETATEQTAEEEKPEESAKREIEGDATDIPNDENASKKAKFEEDFETPTTEVPEQLLDTNAPPEENAASEPVESVSESPVIVAVETTEPVVAAETTAEVLEPQPTLILDAIDATTTPPDTTNDASLQPLPPIETIQAQETNMEPEPVTLAVEESVPVAEPETVEDSEMKVEETTPLVNAENKMQTDEIEETAANAMDIDECSADFTME, from the coding sequence ATGGAGAATGCCGAAGAAATTCAGTTAGTATTAGAACGCTATTCGCGTCTCAAGCCAAAGGAAATTCCCGAGGCACTCGAGGAGTACATGAGTTTCGTCGCCAAAACCGGAGATACAGTATTCAAATGGCCCCTGGTGCAACACTTGTTCCGCGAAAAGCTCATGAATGTGATAACGGAGTTCCACGATAGCAGTCCCTCGATTACGGATTTGCCGCATTACCCGAACGTTGATCCCTTTAACTTTGACCTCATGAAGAAAAATCTCATCGAACGCATGGAATCGTTTTGCGCGGCGCCCTTTACCATCCAACGGATATGCGAGTTGCTGACAGAACCGAGAAAACAGTATTCGCGCATCGATAAATTCATGCGGGCGATCGAGAAAAACATTTTGGTTGTTAGTACGACAGAACCTGGTAGACAGAGACACGAAAGCGAGAACGGCGAATCACTCGATTCCACGGTAAATGGCGATATGATGTCGTCCGAAGGTAATTTGGATGTCGGCAGCAGCGAAGAGGAGCAAAATATAACAGATAATCCCTTGCCCGCGACAGAAAATGCTAATGGGACAgaaacgacgacaacaacagaGACTCCTGAAACGACAATTGACCCATTGACAGCCGACATTGAGATTCCGCTGGAAAAACTCGAGCCAGAAGTGAATGTGCTCACGATGGAGAACAGCGATCCGATTGAAACGACAAgcgaaaaaactgaaaacgTTCCAGAGACTGAAGAAACTTCGACAGACGCGACAGAAACTGCCACAGAACAAACTGCCGAAGAGGAAAAACCCGAAGAATCGGCAAAACGTGAGATTGAGGGAGACGCCACAGATATTCCAAATGACGAAAATGCCAGTAAAAAAGCGAAATTCGAGGAAGACTTTGAAACGCCAACCACAGAAGTTCCCGAACAGCTTCTCGATACGAATGCGCCGCCAGAAGAAAATGCCGCATCCGAGCCCGTTGAAAGTGTTTCCGAAAGTCCCGTAATTGTTGCTGTCGAAACAACAGAACCCGTTGTCGCAGCTGAAACAACAGCAGAAGTATTAGAACCTCAACCAACTTTAATCCTCGATGCTATTGACGCAACAACGACGCCCCCTGACACAACAAATGACGCATCTCTGCAACCCTTGCCGCCAATTGAGACGATTCAAGCGCAAGAAACAAACATGGAACCCGAACCTGTCACTCTTGCAGTCGAAGAATCCGTTCCCGTTGCAGAGCCGGAAACTGTCGAAGACTCCGAGATGAAAGTCGAAGAGACAACGCCTTTGGTAAATGccgaaaataaaatgcaaacagACGAAATTGAGGAAACAGCTGCGAATGCGATGGACATTGACGAATGTAGTGCCGATTTTACCATGGAATGA